One Vigna unguiculata cultivar IT97K-499-35 chromosome 7, ASM411807v1, whole genome shotgun sequence genomic region harbors:
- the LOC114189652 gene encoding uncharacterized protein LOC114189652, whose translation MSLNSSRPGSNPTMPYPFWMRGNTQLGLNQRVNHPTTKQRSWVNVHPRETPHVAPPLPPPPPIVTNVKASDLLKEQLLRVPALARVLGGTWSRTTAGAQPAPPLRPRLHRFLDDFGTEATQKSTPQKPSEAATVINKEKEEAEKKKESEKKKEAEAEKKYDGRIHSNPHKKNGPYTCPKCKGVFETSQRFASHVSSIHYKFESKIERKKRLMARYYKRNPRVEWVNGKPTIVWGNSKNTSVIAPPPPQAPPPRVLVPKTECVVEELLPPPPGFGKPIPPPPGFEKVNYAIPGFHLPFGFHHPFPFGFHQKLPVAAPPRGVQIKLEIQ comes from the coding sequence ATGTCCCTTAACTCTTCTCGCCCAGGCTCCAACCCCACCATGCCATACCCATTCTGGATGAGAGGGAATACCCAACTAGGGTTGAACCAAAGGGTGAATCACCCAACAACAAAACAACGCTCCTGGGTTAACGTTCATCCGAGAGAAACACCGCACGTagcaccaccactaccaccaccgcCACCCATAGTTACCAACGTCAAAGCAAGTGACTTGCTGAAAGAACAATTGCTCCGTGTGCCAGCATTAGCCAGGGTTCTCGGTGGCACTTGGTCGCGCACCACGGCGGGGGCACAACCGGCACCGCCGCTCAGGCCCAGGCTTCATCGTTTTCTGGACGATTTTGGCACTGAAGCTACCCAGAAGAGTACTCCGCAGAAGCCAAGTGAAGCAGCAACGGTGATTAACAAGGAGAAGGAGGAAGCTGAGAAGAAGAAGGAATctgagaagaagaaggaagctGAAGCTGAGAAAAAGTACGATGGTCGAATCCATAGCAATCCGCACAAGAAGAACGGGCCTTACACGTGCCCAAAGTGTAAGGGCGTGTTCGAGACTTCTCAGCGGTTTGCATCGCACGTGAGTTCGATTCACTACAAGTTTGAGTCGAAAATTGAGAGAAAGAAGAGGTTGATGGCGAGGTACTATAAGAGAAACCCTCGTGTTGAATGGGTGAATGGTAAACCTACGATTGTTTGGGGAAATAGCAAGAACACTAGTGTGATtgctcctcctcctcctcagGCTCCTCCACCTAGGGTTCTTGTTCCAAAAACTGAGTGTGTTGTTGAGGagcttcttcctcctcctcctggATTTGGAAAACCAATTCCTCCTCCTCCGGGATTTGAGAAAGTGAATTATGCTATACCTGGGTTTCACCTTCCTTTTGGATTTCATCATCCTTTTCCTTTTGGATTTCATCAGAAATTACCTGTTGCAGCACCACCCAGAGGTGTCCAAATCAAACTGGAGATTCAGTAG
- the LOC114191712 gene encoding nucleolar complex protein 2 homolog has translation MGAKNDTETNLDGENSVGRKSRKKPMPESGAREHKEQLQKLSEKDPEFYEFLKEHDEELLQFSDDDLDDDVGTDIEDEDLKLDEEVSEDEIQEKEQKSSKEVITTSMVDLWCKSIQERGSLSALRSLLRAFRTACHYGDDGGNESMTKLSVMSSTVFNKIMLTVLTEMDGILRKLFKLPASGGKKENITDLMATKHWNSYGPLVKSYLGNALHVLNQMTDTEMISFTLRRLKYSLLFLAAVPSLLRKYIKVVLHFWGTGGGALPVVSFLFMRDLCIRIGSGCIDECFKGIYKAYVLNCHFVNAVKLKHIRFLGNCVIELLGVDLATAYQHAFIYIRQLAMILRDALNAKTKESFRKVYEWKFINCLELWTGAICAYSSESDFKQLAYPLTQIISGVARLVPTARYFPLRLRCVRMLNQIAASTHSFVPVSMLLLDMLEMKELNRPPTGGVGKAVDLRSILKVSKLTLKTRAFQEACVISVVEELAEHLAQWSYSVAFMELSFIPLVRLRSFCKLTKVERFRKEMRQLIRQIEASANHVNEKRMSISFLPNDPAALSFLEDEEKSASSTLSKYVLTLRQRAEQKNNSLMESSVLVGEESSRFGNEISESDEEDARNNEKGAAVFSSSWLPGNESKTKQPEETKGKRKKQQKEKAIDDDVVEDLVLSSDEDMPSSHSPSAGKNDDADHLPSKGKRKQKNHRTKRLKKN, from the exons ATGGGCGCCAAAAATGATACAg AGACGAATTTGGATGGAGAGAACAGTGTAGGACGAAAGAGTAGAAAGAAACCCATGCCTGAGAGTGGAGCGCGAGAGCATAAGGAACAATTGCAAAAGCTTTCGGAGAAG GATCCAGAATTTTACGAGTTCTTGAAAGAGCATGACGAGGAGTTGCTTCAATTCAGTGATGATGATCTAGAT GATGATGTGGGTACTGACATAGAAGATGAAGATCTAAAGCTAGATGAGGAGGTTAGTGAGGATGAGATTCAAGAGAAGGAACAAAAGTCCTCTAAGGAAGTTATAACTACTTCTATGGTTGATTTGTGGTGCAAATCAATTCAAGAAAGGGGGAGCTTAAGTGCACTTCGTTCCCTGCTGAGGGCTTTCAGGACGGCATGCCACTATGGTGACGATGGGGGGAATGAATCTATGACAAAGCTTAGTGTAATGTCTAGCACTGTATTCAACAAAATAATGTTGACTGTACTTACTGAAATGGATGGAATACTGAGAAAATTGTTTAAGCTTCCTGCTTCTGGTGGAAAGAAAGAGAATATAACAGATTTAATGGCCACGAAACATTGGAATAGTTATGGCCCTTTAGTGAAGTCTTACCTTGGAAATGCTCTCCATGTTTTGAACCAAATGACTGACACAGAAATGATATCATTTACTTTACGTAGGCTGAAATACTCTTTATTGTTTTTGGCGGCTGTTCCTTCACTCCTAAGGAAATACATTAAG GTGGTTCTTCATTTCTGGGGTACTGGCGGAGGTGCCCTTCCTGTGGTTTCATTTCTGTTTATGAGAGATCTATGTATCCGAATTGGATCTGGCTGCATAGATGAATGTTTCAAAGGAATATATAAAGCATATGTTTTGAATTGCCACTTTGTAAATGCCGTGAAACTTAAACATATCCGTTTCCTTGGCAATTGTGTCATTGAACTTCTTGGTGTTGATCTTGCCACTGCGTATCAACATGCCTTCATTTACATTCGACAACTGGCTATGATATTAAGGGATGCACTTAATGCAAAAACTAAG GAATCTTTTCGCAAGGTTTATGAGTGGAAATTCATCAATTGTCTTGAACTTTGGACTGGTGCTATCTGTGCCTACAGTTCAGAATCTGACTTTAAGCAACTTGCATATCCATTGACCCAAATAATTTCTGGAGTAGCCCGTCTGGTCCCCACAGCCAGATATTTTCCCCTTAGGTTGAGATGTGTAAGAATGTTGAACCAGATTGCAGCTTCTACCCATTCCTTTGTACCAGTGTCTATGCTCCTTTTAGACATGCTGGAAATGAAAGAATTGAATAGACCCCCAACTGGAGGTGTTGGCAAAGCTGTTGACTTACGCAGTATACTGAAG GTTAGCAAGCTGACCCTAAAGACACGAGCATTTCAAGAAGCATGTGTTATTTCTGTGGTTGAAGAGCTAGCTGAACACTTGGCACAGTGGAGTTATTCCGTTGCTTTCATGGAATTGTCTTTTATTCCACTTGTGAGACTGCGTAGCTTTTGCAAATTAACCAAAGTAGAGAGGTTTCGAAAAGAAATGAGGCAGCTTATACGCCAG ATTGAAGCAAGTGCTAATCATGTGAATGAGAAGCGAATGTCAATTTCCTTTTTACCAAATGACCCGGCAGCATTATCTTTTCTCGAG GATGAAGAAAAGTCAGCTTCAAGTACTCTGTCAAAGTACGTCCTAACACTCCGCCAGAGAGCAGAAcagaaaaataattcattaatgGAATCCAG TGTGCTTGTGGGAGAAGAATCCTCTAGATTTGGGAATGAAATATCAGAGAGTGATGAAGAGGATGCAAGAAATAATGAAAAGGGTGCTGCCGTCTTTAGTTCATCATGGTTACCCGGAAATGAATCTAA GACAAAACAACCTGaagaaacaaaaggaaaaaggaaaaagcaGCAGAAAGAGAAAGCCATTGATGACGATGTTGTGGAGGACTTGGTACTTAGTTCTGACGAAGATATGCCTTCTAGTCACAGCCCTTCTGCTGGAAAAAATGATGATGCAGATCATTTACCTTCAAAAGGAAAACGCAAGCAGAAGAATCACAGAACaaaaaggttgaaaaaaaattag